The sequence CTTTTACATGTCCCTTTTCAGGGGATGAGCTGCCTCAGAGCAGGCTGGGGCTTACAGACTAGGGTGTCTGCCAGTTGGAGGGTTTTGAGTGAAGAGCTCTACCTCTTGATGCGATTCCCAGGATTGCTTTGCATAAATCTTCAAAATTTACTCCCACTGCCCCAAATAGAAACTTAAAGTAAGCACCCTTTTGCTTTAAGTAACAAGGGCAGATTTTTTGCAGGGACACTTTtgattgttattgttgttttttttaataggctccatgtccaccatggagcccaatatggggcttgaattctcaactcaagatcaagacctgagatcaagagttggatgtgtaaccaaccaagccactcaagcaccccttgTAATTTCAGAATTCTAGTATATTCTATAATGTATTGAATTCTTAGGCAAAGTTGAGAAATCTTTCACAAAACACTTTTTGTAGGATAATTCTTGttggagagggaaaaaggaaatcatTCAGCTTTGTAATTAGATCTTGTAATTAGATTTGAGGGGGAAGTGGGAAATTCACATTATTATTCATCCTTAAGGTAGAAGAGGATCCATTCCATGTCTGATAAAGTGGACAGGTTGGACACTAGTAGTTGTTTCTTAATATTGTCTTTCTAGCTAGTTGACTTAGCATCTAATTGTCTTTATTCCCTTCCCCAGGCAATGTTTGCAGAGTGGAGGATCTAATGTTCTTTGGACTGTCAATAGAGGGTTTTTTAGAGTTGGCTGGTTAGTGTGATCTTAGTAACCTTACAAAAATTGTATTGTGCTTACTTCTCAAAAAGGATAATATCCAGGAATCTATATTGGGCCAGGACCACTATTTAACAGAaaccatattaaataaaaaacaaaacacaaaactgatgTGCCCTGTTAATCAGACCccataaatgaaaacacagctgAGAAAAGTAGGCTGTGGTTTGAGTATACCTACCATGTTTGACTTTATTAGGTCATTAGAAGCATCCGTATATTTGAGTAGCGCAGTACAAGGTCTGTGTTTTAGAAGGATCATTCTGGAGAAAGTAGAAAGTGAAAGCAGGAAGATCatgggatgtctgagtggctcagtcagttaagcatctggtttgccttcagctcaggtcatgatctctgggtcctgggattgagcccaacatggggctccctgcccagtgggggagtctggttctccaccccgcccccccaccatgctctctcttttctctctcaaataaaaaaaaaaaataaaaaaaataaaaaaagtaagatCAGCTACAAAGGTGTGTGACAAGTCTAAGGCCCCTGTGCTAGGTAGTGACAGTAGCTGATACTAATTTCAGAAAAAGCCAGCTAAATCCTGCTTAAGGTAGAGATTTCCTGCAGAATAATTATTCACATCTGTCTTACTAGGAAAGACAAATGGTGGTGACCAGAGGAGAGTTTCATCTCATACAGAGAGTCAGACCAACAAAGAATCTAAGAAAGATGCAACCCATCTAGATCATCTGATCCAgggcttggaggatgattgcatGGCACCCCCATTAGCCACTTCAACCCCTGCAGATACCCAGGAAGCTGAACTTTCTTCTCGGTCCCTCCAGGCTTCTGGCCACCACAGAATGGGAACTGCATTTTTGACTGCGCTGTCTTTGCCCCAGCCTGATACCTTAGTCTGTGCTGGGAAGAATAAAGCCTCATTCTCTTGTTCCCTCGCTCAGAACTTGGAACATTCTCACTTGCTGGAccaaaaggaaggagagaaagaccCTTCCTGGAAAAGGGAATGGCTTCATGGATCTAATAAAAAGAACTATCAGGATGTGCAGAGACATGTTCAACCACCTGGGGGCAAGGGCCTTCAGCTATTGGACAAGACCAAATTAGAAAAGGTGTCTGCCAAAGAAACCACCCAAACCCCCATCCTCTTTCAAAACTACAGGGATTCCTGGAATGGAGAAGACACAGATTCTGGGAAACAAAGCCCTTATCCCGTCTCTGTGTTTTCCTGGGACAGTGAAAAGAATGACAAGGACTCCTGGAGTCAGCTTTTCACTGAGGATTCTCAGGGCCAGCGGGTCATTGCCCACAAGTCTAGAGCTCCTTTCCGAGATATAACTAACAACCAGGATCGGGGCTTAGGGCAGTTTCTTAACAGCTCTTGGGCTCAGTGCCAGGAGAAGCCCACTCAGTTAAATCTCCAGCCTGATTTGCTCTTTACCCAGGACTCTGAAGGTAATCAAGTTATCAGGCACCAAAtctaaatgtctttaaaatggtTTGGttctaaaagaaatgagagagcCATAGGGaaattttggggggtgggagagacaAGGGATG comes from Canis lupus familiaris isolate Mischka breed German Shepherd chromosome 2, alternate assembly UU_Cfam_GSD_1.0, whole genome shotgun sequence and encodes:
- the AUNIP gene encoding aurora kinase A and ninein-interacting protein isoform X1, whose translation is MRRRGPEEEACGVWLDAAALKRRRVQTHLMKPSTQMLKLFSGEKKAKISLTQRIPPTGIRQTSIASFFTLQPGKTNGGDQRRVSSHTESQTNKESKKDATHLDHLIQGLEDDCMAPPLATSTPADTQEAELSSRSLQASGHHRMGTAFLTALSLPQPDTLVCAGKNKASFSCSLAQNLEHSHLLDQKEGEKDPSWKREWLHGSNKKNYQDVQRHVQPPGGKGLQLLDKTKLEKVSAKETTQTPILFQNYRDSWNGEDTDSGKQSPYPVSVFSWDSEKNDKDSWSQLFTEDSQGQRVIAHKSRAPFRDITNNQDRGLGQFLNSSWAQCQEKPTQLNLQPDLLFTQDSEGNQVIRHQI
- the AUNIP gene encoding aurora kinase A and ninein-interacting protein isoform X2, translating into MKPSTQMLKLFSGEKKAKISLTQRIPPTGIRQTSIASFFTLQPGKTNGGDQRRVSSHTESQTNKESKKDATHLDHLIQGLEDDCMAPPLATSTPADTQEAELSSRSLQASGHHRMGTAFLTALSLPQPDTLVCAGKNKASFSCSLAQNLEHSHLLDQKEGEKDPSWKREWLHGSNKKNYQDVQRHVQPPGGKGLQLLDKTKLEKVSAKETTQTPILFQNYRDSWNGEDTDSGKQSPYPVSVFSWDSEKNDKDSWSQLFTEDSQGQRVIAHKSRAPFRDITNNQDRGLGQFLNSSWAQCQEKPTQLNLQPDLLFTQDSEGNQVIRHQI